The Marinilongibacter aquaticus genome has a window encoding:
- a CDS encoding LytR/AlgR family response regulator transcription factor: MENLVHLGGRLERPVNQILFLRSEINYTHIFMRNGDHYVVATTLKKLEERLADHGFWRINKSELINLTAARIMRNEGTVKFRNHKPMKISRRKKQKLDDVLSAWA; the protein is encoded by the coding sequence TTGGAAAACTTAGTACATCTTGGCGGTCGTTTGGAAAGGCCCGTAAATCAGATCCTCTTTTTACGCTCTGAGATAAACTACACGCACATCTTCATGCGTAATGGCGATCATTACGTAGTCGCAACTACATTGAAAAAACTGGAAGAACGTTTGGCCGATCACGGCTTTTGGCGAATCAACAAATCGGAACTCATCAATCTGACAGCCGCACGCATCATGCGAAACGAAGGAACCGTAAAATTCCGCAACCACAAACCCATGAAAATTTCGCGAAGAAAGAAACAGAAGTTGGACGATGTATTGTCTGCTTGGGCCTAG